The genomic window ATGTCTGAAACATTAAGTTGTAAATATTGAAACATTATAAAATACTTACTAAAACATTCAAATAACACCGTGTAACATTTACAAATTAACTAGTAGTGAAATAACATAAAATGCTAGTTGAAACATTTAAATCAAACCACATgcaatgtttaaaaaaaataaaattttaaaaagctaaatattttttcatcgaaatATAACCATGTGTTATATGTGATTCCTTTATAAAGATTTGATCacaacaaatttaatggtgtaatcagatcattgaataaaaaagtaatttggaagaaataagtatttaaaaattatactaAGAGGGAGGTATGTTTGCATGTTATGGGTGAtgatgcatgatgcatgcattAGAGTGAGAGTGACAGGACTTTTGGGGCAAAGTACATTACTGCAGAAAGCCTCATCAGTGTTGATTTCAAActcctcataggtgccggtttttatgTAGATTTTTCCTCATGCAAGGTGGGAGACAGTAAAACCGGTAAGTACGAGCCATAATCTATTAGGTGATTTGTAGTAGTGGCAATCTCTCATACATTATAGAAATGAATAAACAAATGAAGTATAAAAGAATAATACAGCTTACAGTTTATTGCACAATCAAATCGAAAGGAATTTCACACTTACAAATGAGTATCCAACATATTTGTGTTGTACTCGACAGTATAATTAACAAGAGGAGCATCAATAATGGGTGTTGGCCACCAATGCTTCGGCCGCATGTTCCCCATCTTAACCATGGCCCTCGCGAAGTCGGCGAAGAACACATCGCCGTTCATGGCGTACGTCTTCACCAGGTTGCCGGTCTCGCACCCCTGGGTGTAGAGCTCCTGGTCGGATGTGAGGAGCCCGCGCCTCGCAAGCAAGTCGACGTAGTAGGCGTTGTCAAACTTGGCTGGCGTCCGCTCGTCGAACGGCGCCGTGGCGTTGCCGTGCTTCTGCTCGCACTCCTGCCTGCGTTGCGCCGCGAATGAGGGGTCGATGCTGTCGCCGCCCTGGCCGACGAGGCTGTAGATGCGTTCCTCGTAGTGCTCGCAGCTGTGCGTCCTGCCGACGGTGTGCGCGCCGGAGAGCGCGGTGAGGTCGCGCTCGTCGAGGTTGTTCTCCTTGAACATCCTGATGAGCTCGGCCAGGCTGTCTGTCGGTCTCGGGAGATCCTTGTTGGCCATGTCCATGCGGGCGGCAAGGGAGTCCTTGCGGCCGAGGAGCACGCCCCAGCTAGGGCCGCCGAGCATGGCGACGGCGTCGCGTGCGGCGAGCGCGAGAACatcggcgcaggagacggtggCCGGGCAGCTGCGCTCGAGTTCCGACTTGATGCCTTCGATCACGTCGTAGCCGACGACGGAGGCGTTGGGCTTGGCGTCCTTCTCGCTCTCCATGGAGTCCGTAGCGTTCAGAAGGATGGAGGCATCACAACCCTGAAAATGTCACCGATGATTGTTAGACAAATGCATTTCGTGATGCTCTAATGGTGGCCTCCTCGTACGATCGAGAGATTGTGGTGTACTTACgttgacgaagcagtcgtggaagaagaggcggaGGATGGCCGGCGCCGTGCgggggttggcggcggcgtggcgctccATGACCGAGCGCACGATGCTCTGCGCGTTGGGGCAGGTGTCGTCGTAGTAACTCTCCGTGAACTCCTCGTGACCGAAGGGATTTGGAAATCCCTGAGCGGTGGAGGCGAGTGCCGCGACAGCGACGAGCAGAGCAACCGAAGCGACGCCGCCCTTACACCTAAACGCCATGGCTGATGATCTCCCTCCGGCCTCGAGAAATCGATCACGATCGACAAGCTCCGAAacgagagatcgatcgagcctTAGGCCCCTAGCTTAATGATTAGCTTCGCCTTGGTACTGACAAACTCCGAAGTGATGGTgagctctgctgctgctggctgctgctgatTGCAGATGTTGTGGTGGATGATGATGAGTACGAAGCGTGCGTTTTATAGATGGCCAGTTAACGCGTGGCGAACGTGCGCACGACGGGGTCCCTGGTCTCTGCAAGCGCAAGACCAGCAAAGCTCGTGCGGCAACTCGTGACGAGGTCACCAACAAGAGAAAAAATGGGAAagtacagagaaaaaaaaaagacgtaaGGAAACAAACCCAAACAAAACGTGTCTCTGTCTCTCTACGGGTAGTGGTCACATCGTACAGTTGCAGGGTTGCAGCAAATGAACCCATCAATCAAAGGTATATTCATCGCTGCTGGACGGGCTAGACTTTGATCATTATTACATGGTCGGattaacatatgtataaatTACTGTTCACATGTCTTAGTTATTCTATTTAGCACGAGCCTAATCATTTGGTGACTTCTCAATTAATGATTCGatgcctgcatgcatgcatctgttactccctctatcccataatataatgcaCGATTAAAGTTGGCATGGTCTCTAAAACTAATCTttagcttataatttctcatacattataaggtttgtagcaacaaaattataaccatatgaaaataaaatctcaatctaatgatataattttaacaaatactacatccatcctaaaatataattaacaacttttggctatgaatctgaacacacagttgtccagattcattgctaaaaatatttacattttaggacggagggagtaaaatttatttcatattatacaaAGTGttggtcaaacattttaaaggtTAAATCTTAAAATACGTGCGCGCCTCATATTATAGGATTGAGGGGGTAATATTCAAGAAAAAATAACTTGATGACCCATGAATCCTTGATCCATTCCAAGTCTCCAATGGGGAAGATGGACAAGGACTGATTTTACGATTAATTGATCTCTGATCGTGAGGCTGTAGTTTATTAGTAACTGGTATTAATTAATGAAGCTGCTGACGTCTCTGTAGCTTTGTTGTCGCAAATAGACAATCGAGCTGATTAACTATTTGGACAACCGCGTAAGAATTGATGCTATGAATCCGATGCATGTTTTTTATGTTTGGAAAGGTTCTGATCAATCACACAGTTGCTGTGAGAAGTTCGTTGATGGATTCATATTCAACCTCGGGACTAGttactggtggagaaagc from Oryza glaberrima chromosome 6, OglaRS2, whole genome shotgun sequence includes these protein-coding regions:
- the LOC127776966 gene encoding peroxidase P7-like — encoded protein: MAFRCKGGVASVALLVAVAALASTAQGFPNPFGHEEFTESYYDDTCPNAQSIVRSVMERHAAANPRTAPAILRLFFHDCFVNGCDASILLNATDSMESEKDAKPNASVVGYDVIEGIKSELERSCPATVSCADVLALAARDAVAMLGGPSWGVLLGRKDSLAARMDMANKDLPRPTDSLAELIRMFKENNLDERDLTALSGAHTVGRTHSCEHYEERIYSLVGQGGDSIDPSFAAQRRQECEQKHGNATAPFDERTPAKFDNAYYVDLLARRGLLTSDQELYTQGCETGNLVKTYAMNGDVFFADFARAMVKMGNMRPKHWWPTPIIDAPLVNYTVEYNTNMLDTHL